Proteins from one Lonchura striata isolate bLonStr1 chromosome 6, bLonStr1.mat, whole genome shotgun sequence genomic window:
- the SIX6 gene encoding homeobox protein SIX6 has protein sequence MFQLPILNFSPQQVAGVCETLEESGDIERLGRFLWSLPVAPAACEALNKNESVLRARAIVAFHTGNYRELYHILENHKFTKESHAKLQALWLEAHYQEAEKLRGRPLGPVDKYRVRKKFPLPRTIWDGEQKTHCFKERTRHLLREWYLQDPYPNPSKKRELAQATGLTPTQVGNWFKNRRQRDRAAAAKNRLQQQVLTQGSVRSLQAEEESGGEAVGAASSPAASLSSKAATSAISITSSDSECDI, from the exons ATGTTCCAGCTGCCCATCCTCAATTTCAGCCCGCAGCAGGTGGCCGGGGTATGCGAGACCCTGGAGGAGAGCGGGGACATCGAGCGCCTGGGGCGCTTCCTCTGGTCCCTGCCCGTGGCCCCCGCGGCCTGCGAGGCGCTCAACAAGAACGAGTCGGTGCTGAGAGCCCGGGCCATCGTGGCCTTCCACACGGGGAACTACCGGGAGCTCTACCACATCCTGGAGAACCACAAGTTCACCAAGGAGTCCCACGCCAAACTGCAAGCCCTCTGGCTGGAAGCGCACTACCAGGAGGCGGAGAAGCTGCGGGGCCGACCCCTGGGGCCGGTGGACAAGTACCGGGTGAGGAAGAAGTTCCCGCTGCCGCGCACCATCTGGGACGGCGAGCAGAAGACACATTGCTTCAAGGAGCGGACGAGGCATTTGCTGCGGGAGTGGTACCTGCAGGACCCTTACCCCAACCCCAGCAAAAAGCGAGAACTGGCTCAGGCCACGGGACTTACCCCCACGCAAGTGGGCAACTGGTTCAAAAACCGCAGGCAAAGGGACAGGGCAGCAGCCGCTAAGAACAG GCTACAGCAGCAGGTCCTAACGCAGGGCTCGGTGCGCTCGCTGCAAGCGGAGGAGGAGAGCGGCGGGGAGGCAGTGGGGGCCGCCTCCAGCCCCGCAGCCAGCCTCTCCAGCAAAGCGGCCACCTCCGCCATCTCCATCACATCCAGCGACAGTGAATGTGACATCTGA
- the LOC110484082 gene encoding protein SIX6OS1: MSDDVSTNLDKILVKLASQIEKNRSAKEHVDHQINLCTAKIAEKKNQIAWLEENIKKGNEALADLQKQNESSKKLCDAWKPTYTILKEHGEYLKTEMKVLEEATESERKIYEDFITQCRMTLEEQHKKYTETALAQKYYQKKEEVEEIQKRVLKRLEKYKWKEDACLDILEAVPFTSINDWAVHIASMRKKTQETLQLAEAAAQETIKLEKEAEELKTKIDCLKESFKETKEDQNNSEKIEGKNQKSLEKPQKFKERVFEESEHPSLPKEKHHLYKTLHVPRIPWKFVQSVQSFRSSKQRPETGRREKEKAAELSVATSSSSSLAENLSQIIIDTAATNHSQITQVPSIVSIKKQEKFRLSDLPKQLTSNQQFESENEVMASQEAKHVDEEAHEHMDCSFIPQDVHTGFKPNEDNPDTEEDSAEPFLRAPKTPDLKGKNPHFSKTFLFDSIQNLGCEEGTSKSPAFFSHMNFSQKSPGFNLFGSSLFGAQNSSDETEENYSVGNLNSLSPHEDIGSFFGKPENEDAFVFPFPSESTSHAFGDGKDDVSFSFAFGQDQRSSQSPSTKGFHSSTQNTKPFTFF; encoded by the exons ATGAGTGACGACGTTTCGACCAACTTGGACAAAATTCTGGTCAAGCTTG cTTCCCAGATAGAAAAAAACCGCAGTGCTAAGGAACATGTGGATCACCAGATAAATT tgtgCACTGCAAAAATTGCAGAAAAGAAGAATCAAATTGCTTGGTTggaggaaaatataaaaaaaggcAATGAGGCACTTGCTGATTTACAAAAGCAGAATGAGAGCAGCAAGAAGCTCTGTGATGC CTGGAAGCCCACCTATACAATTCTTAAAGAGCATGGAGAAtatttgaaaactgaaatgaaagttTTAGAGGAAGCTACAGAAAGCGAGAG GAAAATATATGAGGATTTCATAACCCAGTGTAGAATGACTTTGGAggaacagcacaaaaaatatacagaaactgctcttgcccagaagTATTaccaaaaaaaggaagaagttgAAGAAATTCAAAAGAGAGTTTTGAAACGCCTTGAAAAATACAAATGGAAAGAAGATGCTTGCTTGGATATCCTGG AGGCTGTTCCTTTTACATCCATAAATGATTGGGCTGTACACAT TGCCtctatgaggaaaaaaacacaggaaacCTTGCAGCTTGCTGAAGCTGCTGCACAGGAAACCATCAAACtggaaaaagaagcagaagaattaaaaacaaaaattgacTGCTTAAAAGAG AGCTTCAAAGAGACTAAAGAAGatcaaaataattctgaaaaaattgaaggaaaaaatcagaaaagtcTTGAGAAGCcacaaaaatttaaagaaag GGTGTTTGAAGAGAGTGAACATCCATCCTTGCCAAAGGAGAAACATCATCTCTATAAAACATTGCATGTCCCACGCATTCCTTGGAAATTTGTCCAGTCTGTGCAGAGTTTTAGATCCTCAAAGCAAAGACCAGAAACAG ggagaagagaaaaagagaaagcagcagAACTTTCAGTGGCCACCAGCAGTTCCTCCAGTCTTGCAGAAAATTTATCACAG aTTATTATTGACACTGCAGCGACTAATCACTCACAAATCACCCAAGTTCCATCAATAGTAAGCataaaaaaacaagagaaattcAG ACTGTCAGATCTTCCAAAGCAGTTGACTTCCAATCAACAGTTTGAGAGTGAAAATGAAGTAATGG CAAGCCAGGAGGCCAAACATGTTGATGAAGAAGCACATGAGCATATGGACTGTTCGTTCATACCTCAA gatGTGCACACAGGCTTTAAGCCAAATGAAGATAATCCTGACACAGAAGAAGACAGTGCAGAACCTTTCTTAAGAGCTCCTAAAACACCTGACTTAAAGGGGAAAAACCCACACTTCtcaaaaacatttctatttgACTC CATTCAAAATTTAGGTTGTGAGGAAGGAACATCAAAATCTCCTGCTTTCTTTTCTCACATGAACTTCTCCCAGAAGTCGCCTGGCTTTAATTTATTTGGTTCTTCTCTGTTTGGAGCACAAAATTCATCTGATGAG ACAGAGGAAAATTATTCTGTGGGAAACCTGAACTCTCTGTCCCCACATGAAGATATTG GAAGCTTCTTTGGGAAACCAGAAAATGAGGATGCATTTGTCTTTCCCTTCCCCTCGGAATCAACTTCTCATGCATTTGGAGATGGAAAAGATGATGTTagtttttcatttgcatttggaCAGGATCAGAGATCATCACAGTCTCCTTCTACGAAAGGTTTTCATTCTTCCACACAAAATACAAAGCCATTTACATTCTTTTGA